A region from the Candidatus Falkowbacteria bacterium genome encodes:
- the rpmG gene encoding 50S ribosomal protein L33, which translates to MSQDNMIKLECTECKTINYFSRKNKKTLKTRLEMNKFCKHCGKHTGHKETK; encoded by the coding sequence ATGAGCCAAGATAACATGATCAAGCTGGAGTGCACCGAGTGCAAGACGATCAATTATTTTTCTCGGAAAAATAAGAAGACTCTGAAGACGCGCTTGGAAATGAACAAGTTCTGCAAGCACTGTGGCAAGCACACCGGCCACAAAGAAACCAAATAA